In Paenibacillus sp. G2S3, a single window of DNA contains:
- a CDS encoding phospholipid methyltransferase: MRSGIRERIHFLYKFLHAPRQLGSVTPSSRWLAKTMLDIIPWPQMHNIAELGAGTGAITRFIPSGEETRMTVLLFEKDPDFRHQLRLNFPHRIFYNDCLRLRLALHNRRLEKLDCIVSSLSFRNFSASDRTLYIEQIISSLKEGGWFITFEYFPQMKKELMQHFDMVSAKWVLLNFPPALVYICRKKASTQVKQADPIHSSLDVISISQVSTER; this comes from the coding sequence ATGCGAAGTGGAATTCGAGAAAGAATTCATTTTCTGTATAAATTTCTGCATGCGCCCCGACAGTTAGGAAGCGTGACTCCCAGTTCGCGCTGGCTGGCAAAAACGATGCTCGATATCATTCCGTGGCCACAAATGCATAATATAGCTGAACTGGGTGCGGGTACTGGAGCCATCACAAGATTTATTCCAAGCGGGGAAGAGACCAGGATGACTGTGCTTCTGTTTGAGAAGGATCCTGATTTTCGTCATCAACTAAGACTTAATTTCCCTCACCGTATTTTTTATAACGATTGTTTGCGGCTACGGCTTGCGCTTCATAATAGAAGGTTGGAGAAGTTAGACTGCATCGTGAGCAGCTTGTCTTTTAGGAATTTCTCAGCCTCAGATCGGACGCTTTACATTGAACAAATCATATCTTCTTTAAAAGAGGGCGGGTGGTTCATCACTTTTGAATATTTTCCTCAAATGAAGAAGGAATTAATGCAGCATTTTGATATGGTGAGTGCTAAATGGGTGCTGTTAAATTTCCCGCCAGCGCTTGTTTATATTTGTAGGAAGAAGGCTTCTACACAAGTAAAGCAGGCAGATCCTATTCATTCTTCCTTAGATGTAATATCAATTTCGCAGGTTTCTACGGAAAGATGA
- the gnd gene encoding phosphogluconate dehydrogenase (NAD(+)-dependent, decarboxylating) — protein sequence MKVGLVGLGKMGFNLGQNLLDHGHEVVAFDLNAPAVEEMKAKGASGAVTLPELVQQLETPRILWIMVPHQVVDSVIAEITPLLSKGDIVIEAGNSHYKESIRRYEQLKEHGISFMDAGTSGGMEGARNGACYMVGGDPEAWEVVEPIFRDTAVESGFLYAGKAGSGHFLKMVHNGIEYGMMAAIGEGFEVLEKSEFDYNFEEVARVWNHGSVIRSWLMELVERAFSKDAKLDEIKGIMHSSGEGRWTLETAFDLQAATPVIAMALLMRYRSLETDTFTGKVVAALRNEFGGHAVETK from the coding sequence ATGAAAGTAGGATTAGTTGGATTAGGAAAAATGGGCTTCAATTTGGGCCAGAATTTGCTGGATCATGGACATGAGGTTGTTGCATTTGATTTGAATGCACCTGCTGTGGAGGAAATGAAAGCCAAAGGTGCCAGTGGAGCAGTAACGCTCCCTGAGTTGGTACAACAATTGGAAACGCCTAGAATCCTTTGGATCATGGTTCCACATCAGGTTGTGGACTCTGTCATTGCTGAGATCACACCTTTGTTATCTAAAGGAGATATTGTAATTGAAGCGGGCAATTCACATTATAAGGAATCCATTCGCCGATATGAGCAATTGAAGGAACATGGAATCAGCTTCATGGACGCAGGTACATCCGGAGGGATGGAAGGAGCGCGTAACGGCGCTTGTTACATGGTTGGTGGAGATCCTGAAGCTTGGGAAGTTGTGGAGCCCATCTTCCGTGATACGGCTGTGGAAAGCGGCTTTTTATATGCCGGTAAAGCTGGTAGTGGTCATTTTCTGAAAATGGTTCATAACGGTATCGAATACGGCATGATGGCTGCCATTGGTGAAGGCTTTGAGGTGCTGGAGAAGAGTGAGTTTGATTACAACTTTGAGGAAGTCGCTCGGGTGTGGAATCATGGATCTGTCATCCGTTCTTGGCTGATGGAACTGGTTGAACGTGCGTTCTCGAAAGATGCTAAATTGGATGAGATCAAAGGGATTATGCACTCCTCCGGAGAAGGCAGATGGACGCTCGAAACTGCATTTGATCTGCAAGCTGCAACACCGGTCATCGCGATGGCGTTATTAATGCGCTACCGTTCGCTTGAGACCGATACCTTCACTGGTAAAGTAGTGGCTGCACTTCGTAATGAATTTGGTGGACATGCCGTTGAAACGAAGTAA